CGAGCACCAGCAGCACCGGGATCGTCGCCGCGAGCGTCCACCGCGTCACCGACTTGTAAAGACCATCCAGCTTCTCGTGCTCACCGCGGTGGTGCAGATCGGCCACGAACGGACTGAAGGTCAGCGACACCGAGGTCAGGAACAGGAACAGCGATTGCGCCGCCCTCAGCGCGGCAGCGTAGATACCGACCTGTGCCGCGCTCACGGCTCCCTGCCCGCCCGAGAGCGCGGACAGCACGAAGAAGTCGGCCCAGAAGATCAGCTGGGAGAACAGCGTGGCAGGAGCACGGAGCGCGCCGAAGCGCAGCAGGGAGCGGGTTCCCTCCTCCCGGATCCCCTCGCCGTCGGAAACCCGATCGAAGCCGCGGGTCTGCTTCTCCCACCCCCACCACGCGATCACGAGCGCGAGGCCCCAGGAGACGCTGAACGCCATCGTGGTCACACCCGCGCTGTCGGCGATCACCGCCCAGCCGATCAGCGCGAGCAGGATCCATCCGATCGGTTGCGCGGTCCACTGCGCATACAACGTGTAGCGCATGATCTTCAGGCCACGCGTGGCGCCCATGTAGGTGAACGCGAGCGCTCCGAGCGGGATCCCGATCGCCGCCGCCTGGAACGCCGGGGTGGCGACGGCAGGCAGCTCGGAGAACGTGCGCGCCATCCATCCGGATGCGAAGAACGATGCGAGCCCGAACGCGATGCTCACGGCTCCCGCGATCAGGACGGCCCGGCGCACGAGGCCCCGGACCCGGCCGTTCTCCCCGCGCCCGACGAGGATCGCGACGAGCCGAACGCTCGCGACGTCCATCCCGAACCGGGTCGCCGCCGCGGCGATGAAGGCGAACTGGGTCGTCAGGGTCACGATGCCGTACCGTGCGTCGCCGAGCGTGCGCGTCATCAGCACCTGCGCGACGAACGTCGCGACCGCACCGATGCCGAGACCGAGGACGTTCTGTCCGGTGTTCCCGAGGATGTTGCGCTGGTCGGCGAACCGCTCGCCCGCCAGCGCCCCGGCTACCGCGCCCCGCACGCCTCCCGGAGCCGGATCGACGACCTCGGCGCCCGTAGGGTCCGCGATCTCGCCGTCGCCGGAACCGTTACTCGAGGTAGCCAAGGCCGCGGAGGTGCTCCTCCATCTCGTCGGCCTCCGTGTCGCTGACCGTGGGCTCGGCGGTGGAAGAGGCGTCGACGGTCCCGGCCGCCGTTCCGGCCTTCACCGACGCGTCGGTCCCGACGACCTCGTGCAGCACGCGACCCGTGTGTTCGATCGAGGCCGGCGCGTCGAGGGCCGCGAGGATGGTCGGAGCGAGGTCGACGAGCAGCGGCGTCTGCTCGAAGGCTCGGACACCTGGACCGGTGACCGCCATCACGCCGTCGATCCGGTGGTCCCCCGCGATCCAGTCCGCCTTCTCGACCGCGCTCTTCGCGTGGGTGAGCGAGTACTGCTCGGCCGGCTCCATCAGGATGTCGGGCGCGGCGTCCGCGTGCTTGCCCTTGAAGATCTCCTCGCGCTTGAAGATCGCCTTCACGGGCTTCCTGCCGGTCTCGGGGTCGACGAAGCTCGACAGGGCGTCCATGACCTGGTCGCGGACCTTCTCGAAGTCCGCCGGGTCGACGATGCCGTCGGGCTCGCGCCCGGCGAGATTGATCGATACCCCCTCGCCTGTGGAGCGGATCGAGGTGTAGGCCTTGGTCTTCTGCCAGTTGACCGGCTGCTTCAGCGAGACCTTGCCGTGGAGGCCGAGCAGGTCGTAGACCTTGCGGGCCGCCGAGCGCATCGGTCCCCACTGCAACGGCCCGTAGACGACATTCGACGCGGAGAAGTCGAGGTAGCCGAACCGCTTCAGCAGGTGGTCCATGTGGATCGCGCGCGAGCACGACTGGAACCCGTGGTCGGAGATGAACATGACGATGTCGTCGTCGTTCGTCTTGGACACGAACGAACCGATCGCCTCATCGAGCTGGCGGTAGACGTCGACGACCTTGTTGTAACGCTGGGTCTTCGACAGCTTCGGGTAGTCGGGGTGGTCGGGACCGACGTAGTTCGACAGGCAGTGCTGGGTGCGGTCGACGCTGACCCACACCGACATCAGGAAGTCCCAGTCAGTGTTGTCCATCAACCAGTTCGTCGCGGCGATCCGCTTCCCGGTGATCTGGAGCGCCTCGTCCAGGTACGGGTCCGGCTTGTTGCGGAACGTGGTCCAGCTCATCCCGTTGATCTCCCACGGGACACCTGCGGCCTCGAGCTCGGTGGCGAGGCTGTCGGGATGGGAGAACGGACGACCCTTCGGGAGCACGCCACCGGCGAGGACCTTCCCTTTGACATCCGGGGGCGGGAACATCAGTGGGACGTCGACGTACACGCCCTCCTTGCCGGCCGCAGAGAGGTCGGAGACGAAGGTGCGCTCCTTGATCGACTTGTAGGTGACCGGGTACTGCTTGTGCGTTCCGGGAACGGTCTCGAGGATGTCGTAGACGCCGTGATCGGCGGGGTTGACTCCGGTGAGGAACGACGGCCACGCCGCCCACGAGTGGGTCGGGATCGTCGACTTCAGGACGTCGCGCTGGCCTTTGGCCAGCAGCGCCTGGAGGTTGGGAAGGGCCCCCTGCTCGAGCAGAGGGTCGAGGATGCGCCAGTCGGCTCCATCCCACGCGATCAGCAGAACTCTCGGCATCGATGCACCTCAGCGGGGGTCGGACGAGGGTCGGTCGGTGACCGGCGTAGTCTAGCCGCGGCCCTCGGGCGGCGACCATCGGTCCGATGTCGCGTTCCTGTCGCGGCCGACCGTGGAGCCCGGGACCGTTTGACCTTCCGAGGGGTCCGGGATCCGATCTCTCCCGAACCTCGGATCGCTCGGCACGAGAGGACGTGAGACGCATGGGTGTCCTGGACGGAAAGAAGGTGGCGTTCCTGGCCACGAACGGCGTGGAGCCGAGCGAGCTCAGCGAGCCCTGGACGGCGGTTGCGGCCGAGGGAGCAACACCCGAGCTGCTGTCGATCGAGGCGGGAGAGATCACCGGCAAGCACGAGAACGATCGGTTCACGGCGACCAAGGCGGTCGCCGCCGCGGACGCGGACTCCTACGATGCCCTCGTACTCCCGGGTGGAACGGGGAACCCGGACAAGCTCCGGATGCACGAGGAGGCCGTCGCCTTCGTCCGGCGCTTCTTCGAACAAGGCAAGCCTGTGGCAGCGATCTGTCATGCGCCGTGGACCCTGATCGAGGCCGACGTCGTGCGCGACCGGAGGATGACCAGCTACCCGAGCCTCAAGACGGATCTGCGGAACGCCGGCGCCACCTGGGTGGACGAGGAGGTCGTCGTGGATCGCGGTCTCGTCACGAGCAGGCGTCCGGACGACCTGCCGGCGTTCAACGCGAAGCTGATCGAGGAGTTCGCCGTGGGACGTCGAGCGGCCTCGTGAAACCGATCTGACCTGGGGATCCTTCGGAGTCCGGCCCCAGCCGGTGCCTGGACCGAGTTGACGTTCGCCCCTGGGAGGGGGAACATGCATCGAGCTGATATATCGGTTCGATATATCGAACCGATACCTCGACCGAGGAAGGATACCGCCCCACGATGCTGGAGCTCGCGATCCTGGGATTGCTGAAAGAGCGGACGATGCACGGGTACCAGCTCTCCAAGCGGCTCACGGATACCCTCGGGTTCTGGCGGGTTTCCTACGGTTCGCTGTATCCGACCCTGCGCCGGCTCGAGCAACAGGGCGCGGTCGAGAAGGTGTTCGACGAGGAGGTAGGGCGGCGGAAGAACGTCTACCGGATCACCGAGCAGGGCGAGAAGCTGTTCCTCGAGCTGCTGGAGGATCCCGGCGCCGACTCGGGCGAGGAGAACCGCTTCCGCGTCCGCCTCGCGTTCTTCAAGTACCTCGGCCCGGAGGCCCGGCTGCGGTTGCTCGAACGGCGGCGCGCCTACCTCGAGGAACGCCTGCAGACGATCGAGGCCTCGCTCGCGGGCGGTCGCGACGGAGCCGACACCTACACGCTCGCCCTGATGGAACACGGTCAGGACTCCGTCGAGCAGGACATCGCATGGCTCGACGACCTGATCCAGGCCGAGCGAACGATCGCCGAACGGGCGATCACCGAACGGAACGAACGCACGACCCGAACCAAACCCGAAAAGGGGGGAACGAAGCGCCGCGCGCAACGGAAGTCAGCGCGCGCAACGGCGCTTCGCGGAAAGGAGCGCACGACATGAGCAAGGTCAGACTCGCGATCGTAGGTGTGGGCAACTGTGCCTCGTCGCTCGTCCAGGGCTTGGAGTACTACAAGGACGCCTCGCCCGAGGACCCGGTTCCCGGACTGATGCACGTCGAGCTCGGCGGCTACCACGTCGGCGACGTGGAGATCGTTGCCGCCTTCGACGTCGACGCCAAGAAGGTCGGGACCGACGTGGCCGAGGCGATCCTGTCCGAGCCCAACAACACGATCCGCTTCGCCGACGTCCCCCCCGTCGACGTACGCGTGCAGCGCGGACCGACCTTCGACGGCCTCGGCGCCTACTACCGAGAGATGATCGAGGAGTCCGACGAGGCGCCCGTCGACGTGGCGCAGGCGCTCCGCGACGCGAAGGCCGACGTTCTCGTGTGCTACCTCCCGGTGGGTTCCGAGGAGGCCGCGAAGCACTACGCACAGGCGGCGATCGACGCGAAGGTGGCGTTCGTCAACTGCCTTCCGGTGTTCATCGCCTCGGATCGCACGTGGGCGAAGAGGTTCAGCGATGCGGGGATCCCGATCGTCGGCGACGACATCAAGAGCCAGGTCGGCGCGACGATCGTGCACCGCGTGCTCACGAAGCTGTTCGAAGAGCGCGGGGTGAAGCTGAACCGCACCTACCAGCTGAACTTCGGCGGCAACATGGACTTCATGAACATGCTCGAGCGCGAACGGCTGGTGTCGAAGAAGATCTCGAAGACCCAGTCGGTGCAGAGTCAGCTGCGCAAGAACCTCGACAAGCAGAACATCCACATCGGACCGTCGGACCACGTGCCGTGGCTCGAGGATCGCAAGTGGGCGCAGATCCGGCTCGAGGGACAGTCGTTCGGCGACGTGCCGCTCAACATCGAGCTGAAGCTCGAGGTCTGGGACAGCCCGAACTCGGCCGGCGTCGTGATCGACGGCCTGCGATGCGCCAAGATCGCGAAGGACCGCGGCATCGGCGGCCCACTGATCGGCCCGAGCGCCTACTTCATGAAGAGCCCGCCGGTGCAGTTCACCGACGACATGGCCCACGAGATGGTCGAGCAGTACATCCTCGGAACGGGCGAAACGGTGAACGCGGACTGGACCGACTTCTTCGACGAAACCCCCGCGTAGCCGCCTAGAGCTTGCGGAGCAGCACGCGGCGGACATCGTGATCCGCGCCCTTCTTCAGGATCAGCTTCGCGCGTTCGCGGGTCGGCTCGATGTTCTCACGGAGGTTCACGCCGTTGATCGTGTCCCAGATCTGAGCGGCGGTGCGACGAGCCTCGTCGTCGCTCAGGCTCGCGTACCGGTGGAAGTACGACTTCGGATCCCGGAAGACCGCCTCCCGCAACGTGAGGAACCGTTCGATGTACCAGCCGCGAACGTCCTCGTCCCGCGCGTCGGCGTAGATCGAGAAGTCGAAGAAATCCGACACGAAGATCCGCGGCGTGGTCCCGTCGCGCACCGCACCGGTCTGGAGGACCGTGAGTCCCTCGAGGATCAGGATGTCCGGGCGTTCGACCACCTTGACCTCGTCCCGAACCACGTCGTAGGCCAGGTGCGAGTACACGGGCACCTCGAGCCGGTCCCGACCGGACTTCACGTCGGCGAGGAACCGCAGCAGCCGGCGCCGGTCGTAGCTCTCGGGGAAACCCTTACGTTCCATCAGGCCGCGTTCGGCCAGCACCTCGTTCGCCAGCAGGAACCCGTCCGTGGTCACGAGATCGACGCGCGGATGATCGGGCCAGCGGGCAAGCAGCTCGCGCAGGATGCGCGCGGTCGTCGACTTCCCCACCGCCACGCTGCCGGCCACACCGATCACGTACGGCACGCGCTGACCGTTGTGCCCGAGGAACGTCGCCGTCGCCTGCTGCGCTTGCTGGGCCGCCGCCACCTGGAGGTTCAGCAGCCGCGAGAGCGGCAGGTAGACCTCCTCGACCTCCGCGAGGGACACCGACTCGTTGAGTCCGTGGAGCGCGAACAGGTCGTCCTCGGACAACGTGAGCGGGGTGGACGCGCGGAGCGCGGCCCACTGCTCGCGCGTGAAGTCGATGAACGGCGAGACCGTCGGTTGGGATCGCTCCGGCTCGCCGCGGGGCTGCTGGGACACGCCGCGCAGGCTACCCGGTTCCCCCGTCTCCGCCCTCTTCCAGGATCCGGCGCAACACGGGCAACACCACACGGTCCTTCTCCCGATCAGCGGCTTCCTTCGAACGGATCACGTCACCGAGCGATGCGACCGAAACATCCACCCCAAGGATCCGCAGCCGGACGGCCTCGCGTCGCAGGTCGTCGAACCCTCCGGTTCCAGACGGAACGAACGAGAGATCCAGGTTCCCGGCGGTCGTCACGAGGTTGAGGATCCCAGCATGCTCGAGCGAGGACGCCGAGTGCGCGAACACGAGGCCCTCGGGTTCGTCGACCGTACGGATCCGGGCGTCGAGCTCGGTGAGCGCCTCCGAGAGCCGCTGCAGGTTGTCGCGACGACGGGACGGTGTCACGTCGACGTCGGTCGTCGTGTGCGGCGCGCCGTGGATCACGGCCGCGAAGCCCCCGATCACCACGAACTCGACCGCGTGTCGCTCGAGCACCTCGAGGATGTGTTCGGGGCGGAACGCAGTCATGGTTCGCGAGGGCCCGCGGCGAGCGCTTCACGGCCGGCCTGCGCGAACCGGACCGAGGCGAGCATGCGCTCGACGCGCTCGTCCGGGTCCAACGCGAGGTTCTGGCGCGCGAGCGCCCAGTCGTCGTCATCGAGGTCGACGAGTCGGACCCGCAGATCGAGCCCACAGGACCGGACGAGATCGACGATGTGCTCGAGCGAGGGAGCCGACCCCCCGCGCTCGAGCCGCGCGATCGCCGACTGGGTCGTTCCCGCGCGATCCGCGAGGTCGGCCTGTGTCAGGCCGGCCCGGCGTCGCGCCTCGCGAACGAGATGCGCACCCTTCATGGAATCAGCATAGCACATGCGCTATCACTCCATAGCATAGACGCTATCACCGGAGAGACAGGGAGCTACGCGACGACGACGCCTAGGCTGAAGCATGACCACCGCCGCTCCCACGCTGCAACGCACACGTGACGCGCTGCGCGCGCCCGACTTCCGTCGGCTGCTGGCGATGCGCGTGGCGAGCACGGTGGGGGACGGGCTCTTCCAGGCGGCGCTCGTGACCTCCTTGGTGTTCTCGCCCGGAGACCAGACCACGACCGCCGGCTTCGCTATCGCGAGCCTGATCGTCGTGCTTCCGTATTCGGTGATCGGTCCGTTCGCGGGGGTCTTCATCGACCGCTGGTCCCGGCGCAGGATCCTCGTGATCGGCCCGTTGCTCCGCGTCGCGACGGCGGCACTCGTGCTCCTCGACGTGACAGACGCGCCGGTGCTCTTCTACGGCGGAGCCCTCCTCGTCCTGTCGGTCAACCGGTTCTTCTTGTCTGCGGCCAGCGCCGTCGTGCCGCGGCTCGTGCCGACGGAGGACCTGCTGATCGCCAACTCCCTCGCCACGATCGGGGGGACGACGGCGCTGCTCGTCGGCGTGTTCGCGGGCGGAATCGTCGCCGACGCGTTCGGGACCGTTCCTCTCGTGATCGGGTGCGGGGTCATCTGGCTGATCGCTTCGGCTGCTGCCGCACGGATCCGCAGCGACCTTCGGCCGCACACGCTCCCCGAGTCACCCGAGCTGCTCCGGCACGCGCTCCGACGGGTGGCGGTCGAGTTCGGGACCGGGGTCCGGCTGCTCGCGCGAACGCCTCGCGCCCTGGGACCGATCACGACGATGGGGGTCGACCAGTTCGGGCAGGGGCTGGTGCTCGTGCTGTCGCTGTTCGTGTTCCGCGAGCGGTTCCAGGAGGGCGTCGGGTCGTTCTCGTACCTGATCGGCGCCGGGGGTCTCGGGGTGTTCGCGGGCCTGGCCACCGTCGGAGTGCTGGAGCGACGATGGGCCAAGGAACGGATCGTCGGCGTCGCGTTCGCGGTCGGCGGGGCGACGTTGCTCGTGATCGCACCCCTGATCGGACCGTGGACGGTGCTGTTCGCCAGCTTCTTCGTCGGACTCTCGTTCGCCTGGAAGAAGATCCCGTCCGACACGCTGGTGCAGGAGTCGGTCCCCGACGGCTTCCGCGGCAGGATCTTCGCCGTCTACGACGTCTGGTACCAGGTGAGCCGGCTGCTGGCGGCGTTCGTCGCGATCTGGATGCTCCCGACGCTCGGCGAGGCATGGTCGGTGGCGCTGGTCGGGCTGCTGTTCCTCGCCTGGTCGCCGGTGCTCCCGCGCTGGCTGGCCCGCGCTCCCGAGCTGACCCTCGAGTTCACCGGCGGCGACGCGGGGAAACCGACGGCAGTGGTATGGGGGGCGGTGACCGAACCGGTCGAGGTCCTGATCGCGGGGAGTCTCGACGCGACCGGTCGGACGGAGTCGTTCCGTCTGACGATGCGGGACGGAACGACGATCGATGTCCGTCGTGAAGGCGAGGACTGGCACCTGGTCCGTGAGCTCGATGACCGGGCGACCCCGTGAGCGGTCGCGAATGGGACGCGATCAGTCGCCGGTGGCCAGCTCCGGCTGGGTGAGCTCCGCCGCCGCGCGCGCTTCGACATCCCGCTCGTGCGCCTCGTCGATCGTGTCCTGCATCCCGATGCGGCGCACGACCGATAGCGCGTACGCGCCGACCGCGGCGGCGATCAGCCCGCTGATCGCGAAGGCGATCCTGGGGTCCCACACGACGACCATCGCGCCGGCCAACAGCGCTCCGATCGGGGTCGAGCCGAGGAACACGACCGTGTAGATCGCCATCACCCGGCCGCGCATCGTGTCGCTCGACGTGAGCTGCAGCGTGGAGTTGCCGGTGATCGCGAACGCGATCCCCATCGCACCCAGCGGCGGCATCACGATGCCGGCGATCCACGGCGTGGGCGAGAGGCTGAGCGCGAGCGTGACGCCACCGAGCGCAACACCGAACATCGCGAGCCTGCGGGGGTTCGGACGGGTCGACCGGCTCGCGAGGAACAAGGCCCCCGCCAGGGACCCGACGCCCCACAGCGACATCAGCCAGCCCAGCATCCTCGGACCGCCGGAGAACGTCGTCTCCACGAGCAGCGGGATCAGCACGACGAAGTTGAACGAGAACAGGAACACGACGGCCATCGTCAACATCGGGATCCGCAGCCCGGGTGTTCCGAACACGTAGCGGATCCCCTCGCGGATCTGACCGGGCTTGCGCTCGACCCGATCGCGGGGGTTCAGGTCGGCCGTGCGCATCGCGAGCAGGGCCGCGACGACGGCGAGGTAGGTCAACGCGTTGATCAGGAACACCGGCGCGAAGCCGAACGCCGCGACGAGAACGCCACCCAGCGCCGATCCCACGATGCGTGAGCCGGTGAAGGTCGCGGTGTTGAGGCTCATCGCGTTCGTGAGCTGCTGCGGCCCGACCATCTCGAGGTAGAAGCTCTGGCGCGTCGGCATGTCGATCGCCATCACCGATCCCGTCAGGAACGACAGCGACAGGATCATCCACAGCTCCGCGACGCCGGTCGCCAGAACGATCCAGAACCCGAGCGCCACCACCGCGTACAGGATCTGGGTCGTGATCTGGATCTTGCGGTTGTCGAACCGGTCGGCGATGACACCGCCATAGGCCCCGAGCAGCATGATCGGCAGGAACTGCAGCGCGACGTCGGCGCCCACCCAGACCGCTTGCAGGTCGCTTCCTCTGGTCAGGTTGAGCACGACCAGCGGCGCGGCCACGCTCTGCATCCAGGTGCCCGACGCGGACAGCAGCTGCCCGCCGATGAACAGACGGAAGTTGCGAACGCGCAGTGAGGCGAACGTCCGTCCGAGGGTGCCCGTGCTCATGCGAACGCGCCCGGACGGAGCGAGGAGGGACCCATGCCCGTCATCCTAGGGGCTGGCGTGGGAACCGACGCCGCGAGGGTCAGACCCGCGGCTCGGACGGCGGCGACTCGTTCGGCGGCGACTCGGCCGTCGGTTCCCATTCCTTGATCGACTCGGCGAGCTTGACGAGCAGGGCTCCGGCGCCGGCCACGCCGAACAGGCGGACGATCCGGCTCGCACGCAGCGCCGGATGGTTCATGATCACCGGCGAGGCGGCGACGACACCCGCCGCCAGCAGCTCGCGCGTCTTCCTCCCCGCGGGCGACGCGAGCCATCGACGGAGCGACTCGCTCTCGTCCCGGGCCAGCTGCATCGCAGCATCGAGGGACATCGGCGGGATCCGCACCGTGGGTCGGGGGAAGGATCGCGTTCGTCGGGAGCGTGGGGTGGTCGCCATAGGCCTCCTGTATACCCCGGTTCGCGACCGACGACTCACGCCGAGAGCGAGCGCTCGACCGCCGGCTCGGTGTCGGGGGCGGGAGTGTCGAGGACGACCGTGTGCTCCACGACCTCGGCCTCGTGCTCCGCGGCCCGTTCGCGGGCCGTGCGCGAGGCGCGGCGGAGCGCCCAGAGTGCGGTCAGTCCGCCCGCGGCCGCGATCAGGCCGCCGAGGATCAGCCCGGTACGAGCTCCGAGGTGTTCCCCGACCCAGCCCGCGATCGGCGCGCCGATCGGCGTCGAACCCAGGAACACGACCGAATACAGCGACATCACCCGGCCGCGCATCGCCGGATCGGCCGTGAGCTGCAGCGTCGTGTTCCCGGTGATCATGAAGGCGATCGACGCGAGACCGAGCAGGACGACGATGCCGAGCTCCCAGCCGAAGGTCGGCGCGATCCCCGCGGCGACGCTCAGCACGCCCACCGCGACCGCCGCCAGGGCGAGCAGGCGTCGTCCGGGTCGGGCGCGGTGGGCGAGCACGAGCGCGCCGACGAACGAGCCCACACCCATCATCGAGAGGATCAAACCGTAGGTGCGCGCATCGCCGTCGAACGTGCGCTCGGCGAGCAGCGGCATGAACACGAACCAGTTGAACGAGAAAGTGAACAGCACCGACATCAGCAACAGCGGCAACCGGAGCTCCCGGGAGCTCCACACGTAGCGGAGTCCGTCGAGCACGCCGCGCTCGCCCTCCGGAGCGCGTTCGGCCGGCCGGAGCTCCGCAGACCGCATCGCACACAGACTCACGACGACCGCGAGGTAGGACACACCGTCCAACAGATAGCCGGGAGCGATACCCACCGCGGCGATGATGCCGGCGCCGATCGCCGGACCGACGATCCGTGTGCCGGTGAACACGGCGCTGTTGAGGCCGACGGCGTTCGCGAGGTTCCGCTTGCCGACGATCTCGGGGACGAACGCCTGCCGCGTCGGGTGATCGACCGCCGTGACCAGGCCCTGGACCAACGCGACGGCGTAGACCATCCACAGCTGGACGACCTGGAACGCCACGAGCGCGCCGAGCGAGAGGGCCAGCACCGCGAAGGCGGTTTGGGTGACGATCAGCGTCCGGCGCTTGTCGAAGCGGTCGGCCACCACGCCGCCGAACGCACCGAGCACCAGGATCGGGAGGAACTCGAGCGCGAGGAGCAGCCCGAGCGCGACCCCGCTTCCCGAGAGGCGGAGGACGAGCCAGGCGGACGCGACCGTGTGGATCCAGATCCCGGTCGTCGACACGGCCATGCCGGCCAGGTAGATCCGGAAGTTGCGGACCCGCATCGAATCGAACGTGCGATGGAACGCGAGGACGACCGCGCTCACGGGGCGTCCCGCTCGGCCTGCAGCCGCTCGAAGATCTGGCTCGCGCGATCGAGCACCGCCAACTCTGCCGACGACAGGGTCTTCAAACGCTTCGCGAGCCACTCGTCGCCACGGCGGCGGGCGGTGCGGATCAGCTTCTTGCCCTCGGGGGTCGGCAGGACCCACGCGACCCGGCGATCGAGCGGATCGGACTGCCGGGTGACCAGGCCTGCCTCGATCAGGGCGACGACGATCTTGGTCATCGTCGGCGGCCGGACCTGTTCGGACTCGGCGAGCTTGCCGACCGTGATCGGACCGGCCTGCTCGACCGTGGAGAGGGTCGCGAGCTGCGAGGGAGTGATGCCGGACACGGCCTGGCGCCGCAGCGTTCGGGAGAGCCGCATCACACCGAACCGCAGCCGGCCGGCCAGTTCGCCGGGGGCCACGCTGCGGGAGACGGGAGGAGCGGTCACGTCCCCCATGATACTTCACCAGGCTAATTAGTGTCACGAACGATCTGTTGCGACGGTGTGACTTCTCACCGGATCGGGCCCTTCCGGTTGAGCCGGGACGCGGTCTGGCCGAGGATGGAGCCATGGTGCTCCGACGCCTCGCCCGCGCGCTCGTGTTCTCCCTGCTCGCGGCCCTCCTCGTGGTTCCCGGCGTCGCCCTCGCGGGGGGTCAGCCAGCGTTCGAGGGGGCCGTCTCCCGGCTGGACCGGCCGACGAAGCGGCTG
The sequence above is a segment of the Actinomycetota bacterium genome. Coding sequences within it:
- a CDS encoding PadR family transcriptional regulator, which translates into the protein MLELAILGLLKERTMHGYQLSKRLTDTLGFWRVSYGSLYPTLRRLEQQGAVEKVFDEEVGRRKNVYRITEQGEKLFLELLEDPGADSGEENRFRVRLAFFKYLGPEARLRLLERRRAYLEERLQTIEASLAGGRDGADTYTLALMEHGQDSVEQDIAWLDDLIQAERTIAERAITERNERTTRTKPEKGGTKRRAQRKSARATALRGKERTT
- a CDS encoding helix-turn-helix transcriptional regulator; the encoded protein is MKGAHLVREARRRAGLTQADLADRAGTTQSAIARLERGGSAPSLEHIVDLVRSCGLDLRVRLVDLDDDDWALARQNLALDPDERVERMLASVRFAQAGREALAAGPREP
- a CDS encoding inositol-3-phosphate synthase, which encodes MSKVRLAIVGVGNCASSLVQGLEYYKDASPEDPVPGLMHVELGGYHVGDVEIVAAFDVDAKKVGTDVAEAILSEPNNTIRFADVPPVDVRVQRGPTFDGLGAYYREMIEESDEAPVDVAQALRDAKADVLVCYLPVGSEEAAKHYAQAAIDAKVAFVNCLPVFIASDRTWAKRFSDAGIPIVGDDIKSQVGATIVHRVLTKLFEERGVKLNRTYQLNFGGNMDFMNMLERERLVSKKISKTQSVQSQLRKNLDKQNIHIGPSDHVPWLEDRKWAQIRLEGQSFGDVPLNIELKLEVWDSPNSAGVVIDGLRCAKIAKDRGIGGPLIGPSAYFMKSPPVQFTDDMAHEMVEQYILGTGETVNADWTDFFDETPA
- the coaA gene encoding type I pantothenate kinase; this encodes MSQQPRGEPERSQPTVSPFIDFTREQWAALRASTPLTLSEDDLFALHGLNESVSLAEVEEVYLPLSRLLNLQVAAAQQAQQATATFLGHNGQRVPYVIGVAGSVAVGKSTTARILRELLARWPDHPRVDLVTTDGFLLANEVLAERGLMERKGFPESYDRRRLLRFLADVKSGRDRLEVPVYSHLAYDVVRDEVKVVERPDILILEGLTVLQTGAVRDGTTPRIFVSDFFDFSIYADARDEDVRGWYIERFLTLREAVFRDPKSYFHRYASLSDDEARRTAAQIWDTINGVNLRENIEPTRERAKLILKKGADHDVRRVLLRKL
- a CDS encoding flippase, yielding MATSSNGSGDGEIADPTGAEVVDPAPGGVRGAVAGALAGERFADQRNILGNTGQNVLGLGIGAVATFVAQVLMTRTLGDARYGIVTLTTQFAFIAAAATRFGMDVASVRLVAILVGRGENGRVRGLVRRAVLIAGAVSIAFGLASFFASGWMARTFSELPAVATPAFQAAAIGIPLGALAFTYMGATRGLKIMRYTLYAQWTAQPIGWILLALIGWAVIADSAGVTTMAFSVSWGLALVIAWWGWEKQTRGFDRVSDGEGIREEGTRSLLRFGALRAPATLFSQLIFWADFFVLSALSGGQGAVSAAQVGIYAAALRAAQSLFLFLTSVSLTFSPFVADLHHRGEHEKLDGLYKSVTRWTLAATIPVLLVLAILPGPVLHIFGAEFTQGEDALRILIVGMIAPVLVGTVGFILIMVGRTGWDLLVYLAGFAIDIGLAYALIPTLGIEGAAIAQAATLTFSAAVRLLLVRRFVRIWPFDRHFLRLLGPAAIGAGVMIAADLLIADARWFADLVISGGLGVATYVAALLAFGLAPAERRMIGSILGRITGRGAKPAG
- a CDS encoding alkaline phosphatase family protein, yielding MPRVLLIAWDGADWRILDPLLEQGALPNLQALLAKGQRDVLKSTIPTHSWAAWPSFLTGVNPADHGVYDILETVPGTHKQYPVTYKSIKERTFVSDLSAAGKEGVYVDVPLMFPPPDVKGKVLAGGVLPKGRPFSHPDSLATELEAAGVPWEINGMSWTTFRNKPDPYLDEALQITGKRIAATNWLMDNTDWDFLMSVWVSVDRTQHCLSNYVGPDHPDYPKLSKTQRYNKVVDVYRQLDEAIGSFVSKTNDDDIVMFISDHGFQSCSRAIHMDHLLKRFGYLDFSASNVVYGPLQWGPMRSAARKVYDLLGLHGKVSLKQPVNWQKTKAYTSIRSTGEGVSINLAGREPDGIVDPADFEKVRDQVMDALSSFVDPETGRKPVKAIFKREEIFKGKHADAAPDILMEPAEQYSLTHAKSAVEKADWIAGDHRIDGVMAVTGPGVRAFEQTPLLVDLAPTILAALDAPASIEHTGRVLHEVVGTDASVKAGTAAGTVDASSTAEPTVSDTEADEMEEHLRGLGYLE
- a CDS encoding MFS transporter, translating into MTTAAPTLQRTRDALRAPDFRRLLAMRVASTVGDGLFQAALVTSLVFSPGDQTTTAGFAIASLIVVLPYSVIGPFAGVFIDRWSRRRILVIGPLLRVATAALVLLDVTDAPVLFYGGALLVLSVNRFFLSAASAVVPRLVPTEDLLIANSLATIGGTTALLVGVFAGGIVADAFGTVPLVIGCGVIWLIASAAAARIRSDLRPHTLPESPELLRHALRRVAVEFGTGVRLLARTPRALGPITTMGVDQFGQGLVLVLSLFVFRERFQEGVGSFSYLIGAGGLGVFAGLATVGVLERRWAKERIVGVAFAVGGATLLVIAPLIGPWTVLFASFFVGLSFAWKKIPSDTLVQESVPDGFRGRIFAVYDVWYQVSRLLAAFVAIWMLPTLGEAWSVALVGLLFLAWSPVLPRWLARAPELTLEFTGGDAGKPTAVVWGAVTEPVEVLIAGSLDATGRTESFRLTMRDGTTIDVRREGEDWHLVRELDDRATP
- a CDS encoding type 1 glutamine amidotransferase domain-containing protein, translated to MGVLDGKKVAFLATNGVEPSELSEPWTAVAAEGATPELLSIEAGEITGKHENDRFTATKAVAAADADSYDALVLPGGTGNPDKLRMHEEAVAFVRRFFEQGKPVAAICHAPWTLIEADVVRDRRMTSYPSLKTDLRNAGATWVDEEVVVDRGLVTSRRPDDLPAFNAKLIEEFAVGRRAAS